One window from the genome of Cryptomeria japonica chromosome 6, Sugi_1.0, whole genome shotgun sequence encodes:
- the LOC131071446 gene encoding pentatricopeptide repeat-containing protein At4g02750, whose translation MYKMLCTALLKVATSRNEAKQIHSLVAQNKLISMYVKCGSLMEGRKVFDEMGERDGFSWNAMISGYRREGYSHEALKLFYQMQGKGRGRNPTPDQFVFASILPACAKIGALEQGINIHHNIIESGFSSDVVVASALVDMYAKCGCIHKARELFDKMSKRDMIAWNSMIAGYVQNDFLDEALRLFKKMPRPDVASWNALITGYARKGFLHDALRLFNEMPKRDVVSWNAMITGYLQNGALDDALRIFNEMPQRNLVSWNAMIAGYVQNGVLDEATRLFKAMPRHDVISWNVMIAGYAQNGALEEALRLFNEMPQRNVVSWTAMIAGYAQNGLVEKALETFKQMYVEGVQPNSTTFSGILPSCAKVGALEQGMDIHRKIIEGGFSSDIVVVSALVDMYAKCGSIHKARDLFDNMPERNVISWTAMVAGYAQNGLVEKALETFNQMQLAGVSPNSTTFVCVLFACNHAGLVDEGCRLFCDITDYYCIMLNMDHYVCMVDLLGRASYLEEALTFIVKMSIKPAVPVWMCFLCACKRHKYIKVGVFTATLLFELDPENATPYVLLSNIYAEVGRWDDVQKIRSLMKDRGIKKIPGCSWIEVHKMVYAFLCRRHITPTNRGDICHVEGVILGNGGSRELSGSRHVLNDVEEENEIFSCHLSEKLATASGLLTYHASNIHKGRQELLCTKILEW comes from the coding sequence ATGTATAAAATGCTATGCACGGCACTACTGAAGGTCGCAACATCGCGTAATGAGGCTAAGCAAATCCACTCTCTCGTTGCTCAAAACAAGCTTATCAGCATGTATGTGAAGTGCGGCAGTTTGATGGAGGGTCGTAAAGTGTTTGATGAAATGGGCGAACGAGACGGcttctcatggaatgccatgatttcAGGATACAGAAGAGAGGGGTATTCTCACGAGGCATTGAAACTGTTTTACCAAATGCAAGGAAAAGGCAGAGGAAGAAATCCTACTCCTGATCAGTTCGTCTTTGCCAGCATTCTGCCCGCCTGTGctaaaataggagctttggaacaggggataaatatccaccataacatcaTTGAAAGCGGATTCTCCTCAGATGTTGTAGTTGCCAGTGCCcttgtagacatgtatgcaaaatgtggatgcATACACaaggcacgtgaattgtttgacaaaatgtctaaaCGAGATATGATCGCATGGAATTCTATGATTGCTGGATATGTACAGAATGACTTTCTTGATGAGGCTTTGCGCCTTTTCAAGAAAATGCCCAGACCGGATGTGGCCTCATGGAATGCACTCATCACAGGATATGCACGAAAAGGTTTTCTTCACGACGCTTTGAGACTTTTCAATGAAATGCCTAAACGAGATGTCGTCTCCTGGAATGCCATGATTACAGGATATTTACAAAATGGTGCTCTTGATGATGCTTTAAGGATTTTCAatgaaatgcctcaaagaaatttgGTTTCTTGGAATGCAATGATCGCAGGATATGTACAAAATGGTGTTCTTGACGAGGCTACAAGGCTTTTCAAAGCAATGCCTCGACATGATGTGATCTCATGGAATgtgatgattgcaggatatgcacaaaatggtgcTCTTGAGGAGGCTCTAAGGCTTTTCAATGAAATGCCTCAGAGAAATGtggtctcgtggactgcaatgattgcagggTATGCACAAAATGGGCTTGTTGAGAAGGCTCTGGAGACTTTTAAACAAATGTATGTGGAAGGCGTacagccaaattccacaaccttttccgGCATCCTTCCTTCCTGTGCCAaagtgggagctttggaacagggcatgGACATCCATAGAAAAATAATTGAAGGTGGATTTTCTTCAGACATTGTAGTTGTTAGCGCCCTGGTAGATATGTACGCtaaatgtggaagcatacacaaGGCAAGGGACCTGTTTGACAATATGCCCGAAAGAAATGTAATCTCATGGACTGCAAtggttgcaggatatgcacaaaatgggctTGTTGAAAAGGCCTTGGAGACTTTTaatcaaatgcaattggcaggtgtgagTCCAAATTCAACAACCTTCGTCTGTGTTTTATTTGCATGCAACCATGCAGGTTTAGTGGACGAAGGCTGTAGATTATTCTGTGACATTACAGACTATTATTGCATTATGCTAAACATGGATCACTATGTAtgcatggttgaccttcttggcCGTGCAAGCTATCTTGAGGAGGCTCTAACCTTTATCGTCAAAATGTCCATCAAACCTGCAGTGCCTGTGTGGATGTGTTTTCTTTGCGCTTGTAAACGACACAAGTATATAAAGGTGGGTGTATTTACAGCAACTCTACTTTTTGAGCTGGACCCTGAAAATGCTACACCTTATGTTCTTCTATCAAACATCTATGCTGAAGTGGGCAGGTGGGATGATGTTCAAAAGATAAGGAGTTTGATGAAAGATAGAGGAATTAAAAAGATAcctggatgtagttggattgaagtCCATAAAATGGTGTATGCTTTTTTATGTAGGAGACACATCACACCCACAAACAGAGGAGATATATGCCATGTTGAAGGAGTTATCTTGGGGAATGGAGGCAGCAGGGAACTTTCAGGTTCAAGACATGTACTgaatgatgtggaggaggaaaatgaaattttcAGCTGCCACCTTAGTGAGAAGTTGGCAACTGCATCTGGTTTGTTAACATATCATGCCAGTAACATCCACAAGGGTCGTCAAGAACTTTTATGTACAAAGATATTGGAATGGTAA